Sequence from the Phragmites australis chromosome 11, lpPhrAust1.1, whole genome shotgun sequence genome:
gagcaagagtCTGCGGTGGggtgggcggcggcgaggcagcAACCAGGGGGGTTGGAGGGGTGAGCAGACGGGAGGAGGGTGGGGGAGCagtgggcggcggcgaggagaggGGCGGTGGAGTGGCAGAGGTGTCGGTGGGCGTGGCAATGGGCTGCGgcgccggggaggaggcggtgggggGGGCAGCAGCAGCCATTACCTGCTTGTCCTTGTCGTCGTCTGGGCCATGGCCAAAATCCAACCCAATCCAATCAAAATGGGAgttttgcttgcttgcttcaCCGATGGAAGAAGAGAGATTGGATTGCAAGACTCCACCTTTAAGGCGGACTTGACTTGTGGAAGCAAAATCAATCAATCAGAATGGTAAGAAGCAAGCAACTGCAAAGCAAGCTAAAAACTTGCTTCAGTGGAGACGAGGTCCACCGAACCAatcagaagaggaggaggaggagggtacGAGCGGCGCTGCTGCTGCAATGGAGTGgagtggagggggggggggaagggaTTTGGGCATGCAGGATCCATCAGTGGAGTGGGATGGAGTGGTGGCGACGCATTCGATTTcaatttccttttccttttcttcaggAGGAGCAGTCTAATCTAATCTATCCAAGATGAGGGAAGATTCCAACTCGGGGCAGGGAAGGGAAAGATGGCGAGAGGTGGAAGAAAGCCTCCTCAACTCAACTGCGGCAGCAGCTGTTTGAGGGAACTCAACTGCAGCAGAGCAAGAAAGCCCGGCCTGCCAAGATGATGAAACAACGGATCCCCTTCCCTTCTGGTTGGTTGGTTCGTCTCTCTCCTCCggaattcttcttcttcctcctccctctcagCCCAACTCTTGCAGCTTGCAGGTGGAAGCTCAGCTGTCCTCTCCTCCGTGGCCCTAGTCACTACTCACTAGTGGGAGTGGGATTCTCTCCTCGTCTCTTCGGCTCGGGGTTGGACCTCTGCTCACCTGTGCTCCGCGAGAGATTAAAGTTTTAGGGTTGGAAAAGAAAATGCCTGTGGTCCCAATAGATTATACTTAGTATTGGAATCCATGCATGATCTACCTCGAGTCTTAGGGCAACAATACGATCTTATTCTGCCAAACAAACAATGGGAAATCTTTCCCTTTCCCCTCCTGTCCTATGTCTCATAATCAATCAGTTGTACAATTTGGTTTACCAATTCATCGAATATTGGTCGGTATTCACAAATTTTGATTAATTCGCTGCGGTTCGATAACCAAAACTGATGGGGaattcattcaaattcaaatttttgacAAAATTTATCCGAATTTTACCggttttttgttggttttcgaGCGGTTCTCGTGAAAACCGACGAAAACGCTGGGACCGATTTCATCCAAGTTCAGTTTTTGAAACCCTGTGTACAAGTCGCCCAGGATATGACTGATGATCAGTGCCTGCTGCCTTGTAATAAGCTGGTCAATAAGGCCCAGCTAGAACTATTTTCTTTCTATCAGTAAAAGTAAAGGCAGAGGCAATAAGATtaaactaaaaaagaaatatccaAATCCAACAAGATAAACTGATCTTTCCTGTCCTGTGCTGGAAAGCCTCTCTGGCTGGCGGCCTCAAAGCACAATCATTAAGCGGGTTGCAACCACTCAGGCCGAAGCACTACAAAGTGGGTGCTCTGACTCGAAAAGCACAAGCTACCTAACCTACGAGAACGAATAGTATATAGCCTTAGTCTTAGTCTCATTTACCACGACCCAGCCAGGTGCTCAGTCGACAGTCAGCTGTGCTCGACAACGCCTGCAAGTTGAGCTCCTCGTCACTTCATCAAAACCTTACAACTTAGTACAGGGGGAACATGATAAGTACACAATTAACATCTTATTATTCATTAGAGTGCACTCTATGTTCATGTTGCAACGCGAATGCAGAACCAACACTAGCAACTAAGCAGCCATGTTACATCAGCACGGCAAACTCAAATGCATAATGACAGGTCCAACTTCCATTGCTCCACAGCTCACCAATTCGAAAACTAAACATGATGCTAGGCAACCTCCGATACATGAAAAAAACATCAACCATGACTCGCTTATTGTTTGGTGAAGATGAATCCGTTCAACAACACAAGAGTTCACTCCACCACAGTCACCAGCTCAAACTCAATCAACGACAGGTTGTTGTCATCCTTGACTGTGAACTCAGCTGGGCTTTCAGCAGCTTTCACGATTCCCCACTTGTCCACTGCAAGCCGCATCGAACCCTTGAACATGTCAATCTTCGCGTTCCTCAGCTCAACAGTTGCCCCAGGCTTCATTACATccactgaaaaaaaaagatttattgCTCTGTTAAGTCCCACCTTGCTTGGATTGGGAGAGGAAAATAGCTAGGATACAGGTAGGTAGTGTAATGTTCCAAACAGAGTAGAACTATCAACAACACTGATGACAAAAGCGTGCGTGCCACATACAATAAGAACTGTTTagtaaaaaaaacatttcaGAAACAGGgccaaaaagaaaaggtgacCTACAACAATTTGCCCAAGCCAAACACCATCTCCAGCCACATTTTTACATTTATCTATTAGTATGCAACACAAGGCAAGGAAGAGCAGAGGAACAAATTTGAACTTGGAAAATTGTGTGCTTTCAGTAGTAAGAGTAAATTATGTACCAACTGTTTTGTGACGCAAAGCCACATTATATTGGGTTGATAGTTGACATGAAAATGGTCCGATCAGTCCATTTGATTTGACAAGTACACTGACATCATGTAGAGAGGTCAAGATTGACATATTTATAAAGTCCATCACAACACGTCGAGCAATCCCTACTACACAAGTGCCATGCCTAGCATGAAAAATGCATGGGTTAAATGATTAACTGTAGAGAGCACGATACCTATCTAGCATCTCAATAGTACAAGCTAAACTGCAGTCAGTGCTCAAATACACAGTGAAACACACAATGCAACAGACGATAAATTCAACTTAAGCACTGAATGTGTTGGACAGGAGAACAACGGTAGTGCTGGTGATCTGGTACTGCAAATAGTTTATGAAATTTTCAAACTCAGACAGCCCACTAAGTAGTATTACAAGCTGGAATCATATGCCCTAAAGCATGACAGAGCACACAGATCTTGCATAGATGCTTATTGTTACATCATGCTAATCCTAACCCTGCTTCACCTTAATTGTTATTTGAACAAAAAGCATTAGCTAAGGAGCAGCAAGTGAGCTTGTACCTTGGTCGTTCCTTGCGGTGAAGACAATGATGCCGGTTTCATCACCAACCATGCACTCGGCAATCCTCATCTGCCTGCCCTGGGGCCCCCCCTCGGCACGGCCCCTCTGGACGACCATCTTGGAGTCGACAACCTTGATGACTAAGTTGTGGCCATGGGTGCCTGGGCGAAGCTGGTCCACCTTGGTGAAGGTTGGCTGCCTACGAGCGCTGGAATCCGCCgacattcttcttgttgtttttctttctttatgttGGTGTGTGTGCGCGGTAGTTAACTGACCCTATAaacatagcaaacctaataacCATTAGCAACGATAATTAAATGTGAGATGCATCTAGATGGGATGGTATTGACACGATTGATTTGATTGGAATCCACCAATCTTGAGTCCTAATAGGTATTAAGTGGAGTATTGTATAAGGGGGAATGAGGTAGAAATTTGCATATCTGAGGAAGGCAAGCTTAGTTATGTATATCTATATCTAGTGagtatccatccatccatccacctGATGTGAAGTCCCGGGCGGGTCTGGCAAGGGCCAAGAAGAAGAATTTCTTCTTGTTTCTTAGGAATCAAAAAGAAAACCAAACCAAATCGCCATTACGATTTACGCAACCGAAAGAAATAACAAATCTTTCAAATCCGCACCAAAACCCGATGGTACAGATTGGATTGGAATCGAGGGCGCGCTCAACTCACAAAGGTAAGGTAAGGTAAGCTAGCGCCCTATCTATCTATCCTCCTAACTCAAAACCCTAAGGAAGGAGAGAAGGGGAAGAGCAAGAATCGAGTCCAATCGAGATGGATGGGGCAGAAGTGACGCCAACCTACGgtagagaagaggagaggagaagggaggcTCCAGACCTGCAGTTGCGGTGGTGGATCTGGATCGAGGCGAGGCGCCGGCGCGGAGGAGATGAGGAGCgctcttcccttcccttcccttggCTTCGGTGGAGAGAAGACAGCCTTTAGTAGACACCCTCGGCCCATCCAAGGCCCACGGCCCAActacctcttcttcttcttcttctaggTTAGGCTTCCTCTCATTTCTCCTCAACATTTTTTCACTTAAGGAACATTTTTTCGCTAAGGCTgtgtttggtttgaaaaatatgAGGTGGTGATGGATCACCTGATCCTAATTCCGAACCTAATTCACTTGTTTGGTTTTCACCACCTCATACCTCACAAGCACAAGGTTAATTTAATTATGAGGATGTTGTCATCCAACCAAATTTCATGATATGATCCCATGATGTACCATCCTATCTAGGATGTTGGATGAGTTGATCCCTCAAATCAAATACCTCATAAATGTTTGTAACTTTAAGtcctttaaaaataaataatgtcAAGTTGTGACTGTTATAATATAGACATATTTAATGGACTAAACTATGTGGACACTTAGCCGAAACCTATTAGTGGTAGTAAATTTAGTTACATACTGCTCATCTATGTAATAGGAGCCTTTTCTCCTCCCAATATTCTCGCGACACTTCTTCCATCTACTTTCcttacatctaataaaaatatctaaagTTTAAATTATTTACCACTTTTACTATCCACTCTCGTTCTACAGCATCCCCATCTCGTTACTGGCTATGAATATATGAtacattttactaataaaaaaataaaaaaaattattagataatttccttttttttcgaatctcatctaaaattaaactacaGCATCACTTCCGACATATTCGTTCAGCAGTACTCTCATAGCGCATTAACATCTCCATACCTTGAGTTTATGCTTAATGTTaccatatctaatatttatatttttattacaacaCACAGACACTTAGTTAGTACATATACAAATAGATGAGGGGTTTCAAAGTTATACGTGCAATCATTGATCAATAAAGTAGAACGGTATCAAACCACATCTTATGTTTTTTTACGTGTTATTTCTTTGAATTCTTATTTAACTAGTGCACTGTAACGTAATTATTACATCGGTGACCAGTATAGATGCATATATTCCCTCTGTTTGCAAATACTAAAAATTACCAACCAAATTCGGCCCCAGTTGTAACAAAGGATACAGGATTTATTCACATAGGGTCGGACGGTGTGACACCCGTTCAAAATTTGCGGCCCAGCCCAGCTCATTGGTTTCGGCCCAATCTTCAAACGTAGCCCAGCCCCAACCCCCTCGCTCTCGCTGACACCCGGGGCCCGCTTGTCAGCGCATTCGTCTCTGCCGCACCGCGCCTGTGCCCGCGCCTGCGCCCGCTCCCGCAACTGCCGCCCGATTTCATTGGCACGCCCCGCCCCCACGCGCCCACGTCCGCCCAACGACATGCCTTCCCCCTCGCCTATAAAGCAGCCCTGCAGCGCGCCACCACCCCACCTCCCTAATTCGTCGAAAGTCCGAGCGCCATAGCCGTTGTTGCTAAGCTCGCCGAGCAAATCCACTGCGCTCGAGCTTTCCCCTCCGCGTCTAAGCGCGCCATTGGTTTCGCCGAAGCCTGTGGAGCCTATTTCCCCACTAGCCGAAGCCTCCCCGCCACCGGAACCGAGCCTTCACCGAACGCCGGTAAGCACTGCCGCCCCCTCACCGTCGTCAGCGCTATCAGGAGCATTTTTCAGTCGATTGACCCCTTCTCCGGCACCACGTGCTTCCCAGGAACCTTTCCCGACTATCAATTTCAACTCCCCGTCGCCGCAGTCGTGATTTCACCGGGCTCCGACCTTCGCCGTCTGCTTTTGCCGTCGCCAACCACCGTCAGGACCTTCCCGGTCGTCGACAAGCTCTCAGTGAGACTCCCCGTGCACCCCTATTTGATTTTCGCCGCTCGCCGTAGATTCTAGTGGCCCGTAGCGTGTTTTAGTGCGTCTTCGGCAAAATTCCGGCGAAGCCTGAGGCGACACTGCcaaccttcggtcgccgtcggCCGCCGATCCTCCCCAACCAGTCTCGGCCGTCCGATCGTTTATGAGTGGTCCAGATTAGAATGCCCCGTACCCTTTCGCTAACCAGTAGGAAGctgccacgtgtccactttAGCACAGTCGGATTAAGTGATACACGTCAGCGCCACGTGTCGCCCGCGTGTCAACCATGTCAGCCTCTGAGCCCAGTCAGCGTGCTAATGCATCAAAATGGATttttcagtacaaaaataattccttaATTCCCAGAAAATATGTAAACTTACATTTAGGCCCCTAGACTTTTATGTTTTCACAAAAATACCCTTGGATAGTGTTGTTTTATGCTTTTAGGCCCCTGAACTTTTGGATAATTGCAgataggtccctgaactttacATATAAGTCCCTAGAGCCTTCTGTATTCACAAATTAGTCCCTGTAATCTTTCAAAAAAGCCCTTGTAGAGTAAAACtagcataacttttttatacgagctccaatttaggtgattttcgcgctCCCGAGATCGTAGCAACGTGTATTGTCCTttagtagcctttttagagttatttGCCCCTGTTTTGTGTGCTGTACTTAGTTGTTATGTTTGTTTGCTTTCCAGTATGCGCTTTGGCTTTATGAGACAAGTAGTGTGTCAGCCTTCAAGACCAAGCatttgaagactttgagcaacctgCATTAAAAGGTAAGTGTTCTTGACCACTTTGATACCATTGTAGGATATTGTAGTTTTACTTTCCTTAGCtgcatgcttgtttaatatGTAATCTCATGAGTAGGGTTTTACTAGAATTTATGTGATAATTCCTTGTAGCCTCTGTTGGGTCATGAGACATGAAATGGGTAGCTATACTAGTGCAGTCAGGGTTAGagtaaatattaattttaactAATGTTTATGTAACAAGAATTTGGGGTATGGTATTCTTGTAGTAACTTGGAATAGagatcccaactggatggctagtatAAGGTGGAGCTACACATCAGGGATTGTGTATGTTTCTAtatgggatcctaaggaccggtttgtgaagcctgttacccggcataacagcacaaccatgaggcctatatgggtacggcatGGCCAAGTAATTAGTGCCCTTCATATTCTGTATGCACAAATGgtcggttaagtggcacaagaggggacctctgcagtggatggaatccctgttagcggtgaaactttagtgggtgcttatagatttAGAGGCGCTTTGTAAcggtcttgtagtgagaccccggctctacacccctgtcggtgacacaggaactaggggtccccgagtcccgaggccagatcagcagcgtgccacatggcgccctcccgcggaatcacctccgcgaggtccgagaagactaagtcccgagagagggtgctcggggccatgaacagtggtccccgagtacccgagttccccgatggcccgagaagaccaagtatcaggaagaaagtgctcggggttgtgaacagtggcccctgggcattcaagtcccccgacgaccaggaaagccaAGTACCAGGgagggggcgctcggggctgcgaacagtggcccccgagcactcggttccctgaggatccgaacagtcagttccaagagagagtgctcggggccgtgaacagtggcccccgagcactcggttccctgaggaccaagaaagggcatatccgggagagagtgctcaggactgtgaacagtggcccccgagcactcagttccccgacgacctcaGAAGTCCTTTGTTGGTGGCCCCTACAGAGGTCTAGCAATGAGGtatcaaccagtgaaaggcccgatgctgcatttaagagggtgcgtgacctgtcacatccaactgctcctccacgcttgttgtcagtccctgccacggcatGGCatggaggcgtggggacatttaatgcacgggtcccatcgcgggacatccggcgtgcctcgggataacatcgcgaggcccaaggcgccccgcctgccgccctgctgtgtcaggtgtacaagaccgagcgggcacgccgggctgctcggtgggccctccccgcggcgcccgttgaagaacggtatgatgatgaacaagaccggacgagggcgcgttttcaaccctccccgtcacttcgtgcagcagcccatgatggttgcttttcatttatggcgtctcggaactcacgccctccctttctgggcacgctaccgcccgacgggtatttaaggcggggcgggctccccgaagAAAAGAGAAGTTAGGGTCAGCCAAGTGAACGGAAGCTCAGTACAAGcgcagaagctgagatcaccgaagaataaggagcccgaagctctaggctagataaatattcttgtaaccagcaacatctctgagagacattctcataacatttatagcatacacacaggagtaggatgttacgctcagtgcggtccgaacctgtctaaaaatctcctgtgcatttactactttctgcatccgatccttccattccacctgcatcgcatttacacccatttactccacccgcaaaacagattcggaatcatccccctggtcgaatctcaaagggggtccctccggaccCCTGCTTGAgaagttcaccctccgataACCCCCGAAGTGTAAAGAAAAACGGGAATCACggctcgtgggtaaagtgtgcaaactctgcagagtaataaaattgatcgatcagtcgtgctcatggttaagagcgagcttggacttcttcataattagtggggatTCTGAAGGGTTGGTTTGTATAGTCAGGTGGTGGaactcccgatgagtcggtagccggatatgggatatctggtgagtctggtagtcgaatggaatccgatgagctgtgtTCTTAATTTGTTGGAGTTATAATCTAGTAATTAGGTTGCTAAGTCATTTGAGTCTTGTTTAGTTGGGCTTAGTCGCAGTTATCCCGAGTCAAGCTTTTCCTTGTCATAAGGttgcatgtcatattttttccctcacttgctgagtactccgtGTACTCATGCTTGCTTTCTCCCAACttccggatgctgctcagaaggtgaagctttcgaAGATTTCCCGGACGATGGTTCTGAATTCTAGAAGGAGGAAGACGTCGCTCTGAAGACCATGTCATAAACTAGTGTTTCCCCCGAACAACACATGTGAATATATGAGTCCTGCTGCCGCTTGAAGATcttttagtgttttcttttagacctgtaggtccttttgtaaggaataTTTTCGTTATTAATAACACAGTTTATGCTATCACTAATAATATCACTATATATATACGAAAACTTGATTCTAACATACATATG
This genomic interval carries:
- the LOC133885344 gene encoding uncharacterized protein At4g28440-like codes for the protein MSADSSARRQPTFTKVDQLRPGTHGHNLVIKVVDSKMVVQRGRAEGGPQGRQMRIAECMVGDETGIIVFTARNDQVDVMKPGATVELRNAKIDMFKGSMRLAVDKWGIVKAAESPAEFTVKDDNNLSLIEFELVTVVE